The window GTTTTTATTAGCCATCGCCATTCTTCCGCTCCCCAGATTTAAGAATAGCATccataacatatattttttctgcgggacaaaacaaaagaataataaaataccacagatatttttataagtgcgTATATTTAAAATGGCATCTCTGCggcgaaatattaaaatgaatattcctTTATGGTACCTGTAATTATGCCAACCTGCCTTACTGGATGTACACTGCTTGAATCCAGAATGCGCATCTGGCCGGAAGAAGCCTTTATGACGACTGTACAtagtgaaataaaagaaaaagattcTACTTTCGCACTATGCTACCGAACAATAAAAGATGCTTTCTAAATGCTGGACAATTTCTGTAAGTTGCTTCCTTATTTGCAGAGTAACTAAAACAATAGTACACGCTGTATatgtacatgttttttttatgtacatacaaagAATGTATGTTACCGATGTTACTCTTATTATTAATCACAGTAGGATATTATTGTGCCATCTGATGGTCAGCGTATTAATTATAAACGGCCAAAACGTCAATAAAAAAGACGCAAATAAATTTGTGTCTTATAATGTTAACAttatgtatctttataaatataagtcttTGCAAAGGGCAGAGGTCATGGAGTGtcgaaataaactaaattcaatTACAGCGTGCTTGGGACCCAAAATGATAGGTCGCTATTAACCGTGTTTACTTTGTGAAATTATATTGACCTGTTCATTCGTTGTATTTTTTCTACTTTGATTTAGCTTCGCGCTTAAGTTTATTTAACGAGTCCatttaacaatacaatatagaataaaaaataatggaattttattttcattccagATTACTCCTCTGCTATCCTGCTGACTGTGATCCACGCATGACGAAACATGGCCAACGGAGGCAACAATACCACATTATATAGTGACCTACTCTTCACAAGCGATCTCACGTTGCACCAAGACTTTTCTGTCGACGGGAGCATATACACTAATCACCAAGTCGTATGGCCAATAGAGAAATGTATAGACGAGCATCTCATCAACGACTCCAATATTGACATATCCAAAATGTACATGTATAATGGATCTCTTGTTTCATGTTTGGAACACGCTCCTATTCTCACTAAAAGTACTGTAATCAGAGCCAGTGTACTCTCAGCGATGGCCATTTTATCCTTCTTCGGTAATTTGGCCACGATTATCAGCATACAAAGGGGCAAGAGGGGGCGAGGGAGAGCGAGGCCATCTTGGACTGCAATATACAGCTTGATATTCCAACTGAGTATAGCAGATTTGTTGgtgacaatattttgtatagccGGAGAAGCGGCATGGTCGTTCACAGTGCAGTGGTATGCGGGAAATATagcatgcaaaatatttaaatttctgcaAATGTTTGCGCTGTACCAAAGCACATTTATACTAGTTCTGATAGGAGTGGACAGATGGCTTGCTGTAAAATATCCTATGAAAAGTATGGCTACGGCAACTAGGAGTGGAAGGCTCGTCGTCATTGCTTGGGTGTTGAGTGTGGTACTAAGCATTCCGCAggtaataatttacatatttccataaattttaaagtaaactaaataaagttattaacgCCAAGACGTTTACTCGAGAGAATGTCACGATGTGTTTGCAGAAGCAATTAAAAGTTGAAACTACTAAAGATGAATGAAAGGTGAACCGTTTAACCTTTTGGGAATACATTTgtggttttaaatataatcttagagGCAGGTTTGTAAAAGTTATCTaaagaatactttttatatacagTAGCAGTTTAAAACATCACTTTCGGTTAAATTTCAACtttaagtgataaataaataacatataagaTATATTTGCAATGGCTAATATTAGCCTGATAAGTAATGCGTTTAACCGTGTTTTTCATCAtcgagtttatatttataaagtttagcTCATCTATTGAAAAATGCGAAATCATTGTTCATTTCAATGCTGTTTCAATTTGAACATCCTGATAtaacacaaatttaattattgaaaaaaactgGGCTacattctttattaaaatgacatttgctgcttttaatatgataataaagttCAGAGATGTATGATCATAGAGTAATTAATTCTTGGAATAATGtcaaatatatagtatattgatgttttctttttttataatacggcGAGGTTAAAAAGGCAAGAGAACTATCATATGAGTCACCCTGAACCCGTAAACGGGTGAACAGAAATATATCTGACGGTTTGGTCCATTCACCACAGCCACACCATACCACGTCGCAACGATAAAAGTGGTCCAGCATGTGGTTGATATCTacgataacaatataatttgtatgaaaattaacAGTTCCATTCTCTCGAATCACATTTTGCCGCCGAATTCAACCATGTGGGCGATATCGACCACATAGCACACATCATTTGTCCCTGAGATGTGGTATGGATGTGGTACCTACATGTGAATGGACTCTTAATAATCCAacatttcttctttttttaaccgacttcaaaaaaaggaggaggttatcaattcgacgtgaatttttattaattgaatgtcGAGACGTCAAAAGTACATGTTTTGCTAGCTCAATATAGTTAACAAAATATGTTGGTAAAGCTTATAttagtttgaaatttatttacttcttgttacaaaattttgttcTAAATACCATTTTGtggacagaatatgatcaattATGGAGTTAGACTGTAATATCGTATTGTACAACAA is drawn from Manduca sexta isolate Smith_Timp_Sample1 unplaced genomic scaffold, JHU_Msex_v1.0 HiC_scaffold_547, whole genome shotgun sequence and contains these coding sequences:
- the LOC119193443 gene encoding gonadotropin-releasing hormone receptor-like; the encoded protein is MANGGNNTTLYSDLLFTSDLTLHQDFSVDGSIYTNHQVVWPIEKCIDEHLINDSNIDISKMYMYNGSLVSCLEHAPILTKSTVIRASVLSAMAILSFFGNLATIISIQRGKRGRGRARPSWTAIYSLIFQLSIADLLVTIFCIAGEAAWSFTVQWYAGNIACKIFKFLQMFALYQSTFILVLIGVDRWLAVKYPMKSMATATRSGRLVVIAWVLSVVLSIPQVIIYIFP